Proteins encoded by one window of Vicia villosa cultivar HV-30 ecotype Madison, WI unplaced genomic scaffold, Vvil1.0 ctg.000813F_1_1, whole genome shotgun sequence:
- the LOC131631331 gene encoding uncharacterized protein LOC131631331: protein MLAAASPVQHDEDAFLWNQNSSGSFSVASVSALIAENKEIAWPAETMDMLKVLWKLTVPLKFKVFAWRLFISRLPVKESLIRRGVTIDATNVCCEFCRLQPENLNHLFFDYPVSNLLWGRIFTWMGVDLTFSLDEFMVFGKFYEKVKMANSRLKINTIWLATTWSIWFMRNAMIFDKVPYSFDVVYSNILYLSWNWLASSNPLSFCSFYDWFKSTLDCFNSL, encoded by the coding sequence ATGCTGGCAGCGGCTTCTCCAGTTCAGCATGATGAAGACGCGTTCCTTTGGAACCAAAACAGCAGCGGCTCCTTCTCTGTGGCTTCCGTGTCTGCTCTAATTGCAGAGAATAAGGAGATAGCCTGGCCCGCGGAAACGATGGACATGCTTAAAGTCTTATGGAAATTGACGGTTCCCCTCAAATTCAAGGTCTTCGCTTGGAGACTCTTCATATCAAGACTACCGGTTAAGGAATCGCTTATAAGAAGAGGTGTCACCATCGACGCTACCAATGTTTGTTGTGAGTTTTGTCGGCTGCAACCGGAAAATTTGAACCACCTCTTCTTCGATTATCCCGTCTCAAATTTGTTGTGGGGCAGAATTTTCACATGGATGGGAGTTGATCTCACATTCTCTCTTGATGAGTTTATGGTGTTTGGCAAGTTTTATGAGAAGGTAAAAATGGCAAATTCAAGACTGAAAATCAACACTATTTGGCTAGCTACAacttggagcatttggttcatgAGAAACGCGATGATTTTTGATAAGGTGCCGTATAGTTTCGACGTGGTGtattctaacatcttgtatttatCTTGGAATTGGCTAGCTAGTAGCAACCCTTTGTCCTTCTGTAGCTTCTATGACTGGTTTAAATCCACTTTGGATTGTTTCAATTCTCTGTAA